In Candidatus Omnitrophota bacterium, a single genomic region encodes these proteins:
- a CDS encoding HD domain-containing protein, with product MMLGCPGSGPFKQPKPEDLKCSRCNAEIEIWSDEAKAKCPSCGNIVLRKFSGNTCLDWCKEARFCVGDKVYKNYIQGKAASLKQGIVEEMERYFGDDTKRIRHARNVMGFAEMILKEHKADWHIVIPASLLHDIGIKRAQEKYGSTSGHYQEIEGPAIAEAILNKLGVKKSDIDEICQIIAHHHSPGIVNTENFKVLYDADWLVNLKDEYDIKDRQKLIRIIDRVFLTETGKRLANDTYVNLKRSNL from the coding sequence ATGATGCTTGGGTGTCCTGGTTCAGGGCCGTTCAAGCAGCCAAAGCCCGAAGACCTAAAGTGTTCCAGGTGTAATGCTGAAATTGAGATCTGGAGCGATGAAGCCAAGGCTAAATGCCCGTCTTGCGGAAATATTGTATTACGCAAATTTTCCGGAAACACATGCCTTGACTGGTGTAAAGAAGCCCGTTTCTGCGTCGGAGATAAAGTTTATAAAAATTATATTCAGGGCAAGGCAGCATCCTTAAAACAGGGGATAGTCGAAGAGATGGAGCGTTATTTCGGAGATGATACAAAGAGGATAAGGCACGCAAGGAATGTTATGGGATTTGCTGAAATGATCCTCAAGGAACATAAAGCAGATTGGCATATCGTTATACCCGCTAGCCTATTGCATGATATAGGGATTAAGCGGGCTCAGGAGAAATACGGCTCAACCTCGGGGCATTACCAGGAGATAGAAGGGCCTGCAATCGCAGAGGCCATACTTAATAAATTGGGGGTCAAAAAAAGCGATATTGATGAAATTTGCCAGATTATTGCACATCATCATTCCCCGGGCATAGTTAATACTGAGAATTTTAAAGTCTTATATGATGCTGATTGGCTGGTAAATTTAAAAGACGAGTATGATATTAAAGACAGGCAAAAACTGATCCGGATTATCGATAGGGTATTTCTGACGGAAACAGGCAAAAGGTTAGCCAACGATACTTACGTTAACTTAAAAAGGAGTAATCTATGA
- a CDS encoding NifU family protein, with the protein MKEKVLDVLTKIRPMLQADGGDVELVEVTPENVVKVRLKGACGSCPMSQMTLKMGVERLLKKEIPEIKEVVAV; encoded by the coding sequence ATGAAAGAAAAAGTTTTAGATGTTTTGACAAAAATCCGGCCTATGCTTCAGGCTGACGGAGGGGATGTGGAGTTGGTTGAGGTTACGCCGGAAAATGTCGTTAAGGTCAGGCTTAAAGGTGCATGCGGAAGCTGTCCCATGAGCCAGATGACTTTAAAAATGGGGGTTGAGAGGCTGTTAAAAAAGGAAATCCCTGAGATTAAAGAAGTAGTGGCGGTATAG